CCTTCAGATGTGATTGAGGATGGAGGTATCCCGGAGAACGGAGGAGCTCTTCATGGCCGCCTGGAGATTGCCCTGCCGGGCCATCAGCTCCGAGGCCGCCTTGAAAACATCCACGTCGCCCAGGTGGGTGGAAAGCTTCTCCAGCTCGGTGCGCAGGGTACCCCGGCGGTCCGCCGCCAGATCCAGGCGGTTGAGCTTACTGCCCAGCTCGCCCCGCTCGCTGGCCAAGCTGTTGATGGCCCGGTCGATATCGCGGATGGCCGTCTGCAGCTGCGGGACGTCCTGATCCATGCCGAGCACGCCGCGCAGATTGACGTCGTCCCGGGTAACCTCGAACCGGTAGCCCTCGTCGGCCTTGATCTCCACGCGTCCTTCGTCGTTGACCCAGGCCGATAGATGCTCGATATCGTCCAGACGGTCCACGATGTCGCCGTTGCCTGACTCGGCGGGCGTAGCGGGATCCTTGTCGGGATCGTCCAGGGCGTCCTTGCTCGGGTCGATGGTCAGGTCGGCCGTATTGTTCCCGCTGGCGGCATCCCAGCCCCCTTTGTCATAGGCCGGAGCAACCACCTCCCCTTGCTTATCGAGGATTCGGATGGAGAGCCGCCCGGGATCGGCGGCGCCGTCGCCGTTGGCATCCCGCAGCTCCTCCACGGGGAGTCCCGAATTGGAATTGCCCAGAGGCAGGGTGGTATCGGCGGCGGTACTGGTGGCATAGAGGTGGCTGAACTGCTTCTCGTCGAACCCCTCCACCATGGTGGCGAGCGCTTCCAGACCCTGCCGGAGCGGACTGCCCGGCCGCTTGATGGAGTGATCCACGGTGATACGCTGCTCCCGGCCGATGCCGTATTCCACCGGCTGGATGTTCCCGGGGTACTCGAAGCTGTAGACGCCGTTGGCCTCCTGGCTCATGACCACCGATTGCCGGTTGCTGGCGGTGCCGGAGAACAGGTACTCCCCTTCCAGCTGTTCGTTGGCGATCTGGGACAGCTGCTTCAGCACCTCCTCGGCCTCCTCCTGGATGGCCTTCCGGTCGGAGGGGGTGTTCGTCTCGTTGGCGGCGTAGAGGGCCAGATCCCGCCCCCGCTGGAGCAGTTTACTGGCCTCGTCGTACTGGGTGTTCGTGTAGTTCAGGATGCCGCGGAGCTCTTCCACATTGCGGTCGTAGCCGTCCATGGCCTTCAAGCGCTCCTCGTAGCGCTTGAGCGTCTGCATGGCGGTGGGGTCATCGCTGGGCTTTCTGACCCGGTCTCCCGTAGCGGCCTCGCGCTGGGCATCGAAAACCCGGTTGTAATTGCGGCGCAGGTCCCCCTGGACCACGTCCAGCATCATGCTGTCGGATACGCGTGCCACCATGGTATTTCCGCCTCAGTAGCTTGGTCGCCCGAGTCAGACGGACTGCAGCAGGCTTTGGAACATCCGGTCGGTGGAGCTTATCACCTTGGACGCCGCCTGATAGCCGCGCTGGAAGTTCATCATCCGGACCAGCTCCTCTTCGGTATTCACCCCGGAAACGGACTCCCGCTGTTCCTTGATCTGGTCCATCACGCGCTGCTGGAACTCCACCAAGCTGTCCGCATTGGCCTTTTCGGCGCCAGCTCGCGAGATGGTCCCCGCGTAGTGCTCGCCGAAGGTGCGCGGCTTACCGCCGCCGATCTCGAACCCGGCGGACTGCAGATCCAGCATGTCCAGCGCAGCGCTGTTGTCGCCCACGCCGATCTCGTACACAACCTCGCCGTTGGAGTCTCTGCGGGGCTCGCCCGCATCGCTCAGACGCGCCCCCAGATGGCCGGCATGGACCCGCTCGGGGCTGCCCTCCACGTACGGATCGAGCTTCATGGAACCGGCGGCGGAGGAGACGCCCTCGGCGACGTTCTGCCCCTGATCGAGGGTGAAAAAGGTATTTATGCCCACCGCCGCGAACAGATTGCTGGAGCCGTCGATCCCGGCGTCCTCCATGAAGCTGCCGGTGTCCTTCTTGACCTCGATCTCGTAGCCCCCGGGCGCGGACAGGGTCAGCTCATTTTTGGAGGCGTTCCAGTTGGCGGAGACCCGGCTGCCCGCGGCATTGATGGCCTCGGCGATGTCCGCTCCGCCGGCCCCGGAACCGTAGGAAATGGGACTCGCGGGCGAGGTGCTGACCTCCCCGCCCGGTCCGCGCACCCGGAACTGGAGCTGGCCGCCCGATGCCACACTCCCTTCCCAGGTGGTCTTTATCTGCTCGCGGCCATCGGGGCCCGACTTCAGGGCGAAATCCACCCCTTCAGAAGTCTTCAGCTCCAGATGTCCGTTGCTCAGCCCGGCCTGGAGATCACCGGCACTCAGCCACTCCGAGTCCGCGGCGGCATCGCCCACGGCCCGGTTGATCTTGCTGACGATGTCACCGGAGCTGCCGTCCTCCAGCACCTCGTTGCCGTCGAGCTGCACGGAGACCATCTCGATCTGGCCGGTGGCCTTGTTATGGACGGCGAAATCCACCTGGCCCGCCTGGAAAAGCTCGCCGAAGGGCAGCTTGCTGCTCTTCTCGTCCTGCAGCTGCGCGGTGGGATCGCCCGTGGCCATGGAGGCTCGCGCCGAATCCTGGTATTCCAGGCCCACGCCCTTGGCATGCACCTTGTTGACCTCGCCGATCATGCTCTGTGCCAGGTCATCCAGGCGGCCGCGGAGCTCCGGGATGGTCTCGTCCCGGATGCGCAGCATGGCCCCAATCTCGCCGTCGCGGATGCCATCCGATAGCTCCTTGGGGACACCGTCGTCCAGGGTGATTCCCGAGAAGGTGATGGCCCCGCCCTCGGTCTTGAGGCCCCGGCTCAGGGTGGTGGCCTCCCCTTTGTTCACCAGGGAGTGACCGCCGTTCTTCATCTGGATGTTGTAGCTGCCCTGGTTGTCCTCGTAATAATTGATGCCGATCTTCTCCGACAGCTCCCGCGTCAGCTGATCGCGCTGGTCGCGGAGGGCCATGGCCTCCTGGCCGGTGCCGTTCTCCACCTGTCCGATCCGGATGTTGAGGTCGGCGATCTGGCGGATGGAGTTGTTGATGTCCCGGAGCTTCTGCGTGACGCGGTCGTCGATTTCCTTCTGATACCCGGAGAGCTGCGTATCCCGGTCGGACATGAGCTTGGAGAGCTCGCGCCCCATGCTCAGCACCTGGGTCCGCTCCACGTCGCCGCCGGGGTTGTTGGAGAGATCCGATACCTTGCGGAAGAACTCCTGGATCCGTCCGCTGATGCCGCCTCCCTCGGGCTCGTCGAAAAAGCCGTCCAGGCGGCTCGCCAGCTCCGAACGGGTCTTGGTGGTGCCCAGCTTCCCGGTCTGGTCGATCTCTTCCCGGATCATGAAATCGTCCACCATCCGGTTCACGTCCCGGACCCTGGCCCCGTCCCCGATGCGCACACCCTGTTCCGGGCTGCTCTGCGAGAAGGTGACGTCCACCCGCTGGCGGTTGTACCCCTCCGTCTGGGCGTTGCTGATGTTGTTGCTCGCCGTGGCCATGCGCAGCTGGTTGGCGTGCAGGGCGCTCACGGCGGTGGAGAAGCCGGGGCTGATGGCCATGGCTCACACCTTCCTGGAAAAGAGGGAAGACCCGCCAACGCTCTCCTTGGCCTGGCCTTCAGCGGTATAGCGGTTTTCCTCCACCTCTCCGGTCAGCCACAGGAGCAGGCGCTCGTTGCGCTCCATGGCTTCCCGGATCAGGCGGGTATTCTCATCGTTCTGTTGGCGCACCCGGGCCACCAGCTCCCGCAGACGCTCCCGCCGGAGATCCCAGAGGGAGGGGTCGCCGGGGAGGAGATCCCCCAGCTTCGCCTCGGCGCCCGCGCCGAGCCTCCGGCCGAGCCCGGCCCGTTCCGCGTCCGCCGCCGAGATCTCCTCGGTCAGGGCAGCCCGGCGCTCCTGATC
This is a stretch of genomic DNA from Thiohalorhabdus sp. Cl-TMA. It encodes these proteins:
- the flgL gene encoding flagellar hook-associated protein FlgL, which codes for MVARVSDSMMLDVVQGDLRRNYNRVFDAQREAATGDRVRKPSDDPTAMQTLKRYEERLKAMDGYDRNVEELRGILNYTNTQYDEASKLLQRGRDLALYAANETNTPSDRKAIQEEAEEVLKQLSQIANEQLEGEYLFSGTASNRQSVVMSQEANGVYSFEYPGNIQPVEYGIGREQRITVDHSIKRPGSPLRQGLEALATMVEGFDEKQFSHLYATSTAADTTLPLGNSNSGLPVEELRDANGDGAADPGRLSIRILDKQGEVVAPAYDKGGWDAASGNNTADLTIDPSKDALDDPDKDPATPAESGNGDIVDRLDDIEHLSAWVNDEGRVEIKADEGYRFEVTRDDVNLRGVLGMDQDVPQLQTAIRDIDRAINSLASERGELGSKLNRLDLAADRRGTLRTELEKLSTHLGDVDVFKAASELMARQGNLQAAMKSSSVLRDTSILNHI
- the flgK gene encoding flagellar hook-associated protein FlgK, coding for MAISPGFSTAVSALHANQLRMATASNNISNAQTEGYNRQRVDVTFSQSSPEQGVRIGDGARVRDVNRMVDDFMIREEIDQTGKLGTTKTRSELASRLDGFFDEPEGGGISGRIQEFFRKVSDLSNNPGGDVERTQVLSMGRELSKLMSDRDTQLSGYQKEIDDRVTQKLRDINNSIRQIADLNIRIGQVENGTGQEAMALRDQRDQLTRELSEKIGINYYEDNQGSYNIQMKNGGHSLVNKGEATTLSRGLKTEGGAITFSGITLDDGVPKELSDGIRDGEIGAMLRIRDETIPELRGRLDDLAQSMIGEVNKVHAKGVGLEYQDSARASMATGDPTAQLQDEKSSKLPFGELFQAGQVDFAVHNKATGQIEMVSVQLDGNEVLEDGSSGDIVSKINRAVGDAAADSEWLSAGDLQAGLSNGHLELKTSEGVDFALKSGPDGREQIKTTWEGSVASGGQLQFRVRGPGGEVSTSPASPISYGSGAGGADIAEAINAAGSRVSANWNASKNELTLSAPGGYEIEVKKDTGSFMEDAGIDGSSNLFAAVGINTFFTLDQGQNVAEGVSSAAGSMKLDPYVEGSPERVHAGHLGARLSDAGEPRRDSNGEVVYEIGVGDNSAALDMLDLQSAGFEIGGGKPRTFGEHYAGTISRAGAEKANADSLVEFQQRVMDQIKEQRESVSGVNTEEELVRMMNFQRGYQAASKVISSTDRMFQSLLQSV
- a CDS encoding flagellar protein FlgN; this encodes MSQEAVRILERLEAAHAAMEAFLEEERGHLADFDWEALAEDQERRAALTEEISAADAERAGLGRRLGAGAEAKLGDLLPGDPSLWDLRRERLRELVARVRQQNDENTRLIREAMERNERLLLWLTGEVEENRYTAEGQAKESVGGSSLFSRKV